The DNA segment TTTCAGCCAGCCAGACTCTCTGTGCGGCAAAGGGCGCCTTACTCTTCTCATCATTGCTTTCTTAAAAAGATTATACTGTCTGTCGAACAAACTGTCAAGCGCTAATTCATTGCCACAATCGATCCGCACTTTCCTCTCCGGTTCCAACGCAAAAATCAAATCCCGGCTGCTTTTCTGCCTGCTCAGCACGTTTAAAGTAATTTTATGATAGTTGACAGACTTTTTTAGTGCAAATATCATGTAAAGGGCATTTATTTTATTTAGCTTTGTCTAATTATAACTTTTTATCTAGTTGACTCTTTTTTTATTATTTTCCATCAAAAGGAAACTATTGACTTTCAAACAGGCATAAGGTAAATTTAATTTGAATTTGAAAAACAAAGGAGGTTATATTAAATGAAAGCTACCGGTATTGTGAGAAGAATAGATGAATTAGGACGTATCGTGATTCCCATGGAATTACGCAGAACATTACACATCAGTGAGCGTGATGCTTTGGAAATTTTCACCGAAGAAGACACCATCATCCTGAAAAAGTTTTCCGCCAGCTGCGCGCTTTGCGGGCAGGAAGGAGAACTCCTTCGCTTCAAGGACAAGCATATCTGCTCCAACTGCTTAAAAGAGCTGACAGAATTACACTAATCTGTTTTTGCATAAAATAGAAGTTGATACAAAGCATCCGTCTGAAACGTGCTGCTCTCTCTGTATCAGCTTCTTTTTTTTTAACCGGCTGTTGACGGCTGCGCCACAAGCCTTTGATTCCAGACGCAGGGATCATTTTTCTTTCAGGCAGGTCTGCAAAGCATTGCATCGCTTTTCCCATTCAGTATAGGCTGCTTCGATCAGGGGGGACAATGCGGCATACCGGCGTAAAAGGTCCTGACGTTCCTTTCGTTTGACAAAATCAGGTTCTGCCATGGTCCATTCCAAACCGGTCTTCTCTTTCTCCAGGGCTTCCAACGTTTGTTCGGCTTCCATGATCTGCCTCTCTAACTGTTTGCGCAGGCGCTGTTCCTCCCTGTTTTGTTTGTCTTCCTGCTTCTCCTGTTGAACAGTTACCGTTTGCACCTGATTCAGCGCTGCTTTTTCTTTCGTCAGGAGTTCTGTATAACCGGTCCAGCCGCCTTCCACGACGCGAAAATGACCGTCTTGCATTTCCCAGATTTTTTCCGCGACCTGATCGATAAAATAACGGTCATGGGAGACAAAAATCAGCGTTCCGGGGAAGGTTTGCAGCGCTTCTTCCAGAGCTTCTTTGGCTGCGATATCCAGGTGATTGGTTGGTTCATCCAGCAACAAACAATTGGCACCCTGCACAAATAACTTGGCCAACATCACCCGGCTGCGTTCTCCGCCGCTGAGCGTGCTGACCTGCTTCGTAACTTCTTCTCCGATGATTAAAAAACGCCCTAAAATCGTTCTGGCTTCTTCATTTGTCATTCGCTCGCCGGCCGCCAGTATCTCTTCCAGCACCGTATTGGTCTCTTCCAGATCATCCAGGCTCTGTCGATAGTAGCTCCACTCTGCACCCACACCCCAACGCACTTCCCCGGCCGAAGGCTCAACAAATCCGGTCAAAATAGAAAGCAGCGTGCTTTTCCCTGTGCCGTTCGGTCCGACCAGCGCAATCCGCTCACCGCGGTAAACCGTCAGATTGAGCGGCCCAAACAGACGGCGGTCATAGGTTTTTTCCAGATTCTCCAGGATGATCACCCGATTGGCGCTCTTAAAACGCGGTTTGAACTGCAGTTTCATACCGGCTGCCGCCGCTTTGGGCGCTTCAATGGGGTCGAGACGCGCCAGCATTTTTGCCTTGCTTTTTGCCATCGTCGCTTTGGTGCCATATTGGAATTTATCGATAAACCGCCGCAGCTTTTTTCGCTCTTCTTCCGTTTGCCGATAAATATCTCCCTGACGCCGCAGATTTTCTTTTTTTTGATGAACGAAGGCGCTGTAATTGCCACGGTAGATGGATAGGGTCTGAGATTCGATCTCAAAAATACGGCTGACCACGCGGTCCAGAAAATAACGGTCATGTGAAACTGCCATCACGGCACCCTTATAGGTACGCAGATACTCTTCCAGCCATTCGACTGCCGCGATGTCCAGGTGATTGGTCGGTTCATCCAATAGGAGCAGGTCCGGGTTCTGCAGCAAAACACGGGCCAAAGCGGCACGCATCCTTTGACCGCCCGATAAAGAATCGAGCGGCAGGCTAAAATCGCTTTCGAGAAAGCCGAGTCCAAAAAGGATGGCACGGATCTGACTGTCACAAGTATAGCCGCCATTGGTTTCAAATTCATTCAGCGCTCTGGTATAACGGTCATTGATTTCCGCCAGTTTCTCTTGGTTTCGGTATACTTGCGGTTGGGCCATCTCCTGTTCCAGATTGCGCATGCGCTGTTCCAGTTCATCCAGCTGAGCAAATACAGAACGCATGGATGCCCATAACCGGATGTCTCCGCCTAATTCGTCCTGCTGACGCAGCCAGCCTAAACTGCAGCCGGCTGCTTTGGTTATCAAGGTACTGTCATCCCCATCCGCTTCCAGCTCACCGGTAATGATCCGCAGCAAAGTGGTTTTCCCCGTACCATTACGGCCTACCAGACCGATGCGGTCGCCGGCATTGACATCAAAAGTTGCCCGCTCGAAAATCTTCGTGCTGCCATAATATTTTGCCAGATTATTGACGGCGATCAAACTCAAAAATTCTCACCTCAATTATTCATCGTCATTTTTAATTGGCTGATCAACGACGCTGATCTGTTTTTCGGGTGTCTGCTCCGCTTGCTTTGCTTTCAGCGCATTTTTCTGATTGTTTGCTTCTTCCGCTTGCAAGCGATGCCAGGCTGTCGCTTGCAGATAGCGCTCTTTCATCTGCAAGCGATGAATCGGGCGGGGCCATAAGACTGCCCGCTCCGGTGCGGACCGCATGGCGGCGCCTAAGTTTTCATAGACAGAACTGTTTTCTTTGCTCAGCTGCCGGATCAAAATTTTGACCGCAGCTCTGGTGCTGCTGCCGTCGCGGGGGCAGCAGCTGGAAATCGGTTCGAAGGGGAAAAATCGCCTGGCAGCCCGAATCTCCTTCTCTCTCAGATAGATCAGCGGACGAATGATCGTCAAACCGGCTCGTTCCTGTGCGGTAACCGGCGTAAATGTAGTGATTTGACCGGAATAGAGAATACTCATCAAGAAGGTTTCCACCGCATCGTCATGGTGATGTCCGAGTGCCAGTTTATGATAACCATTGGCAGCGGCAATCCGGTTGATCGCTCCACGGCGAAAAAAGGCGCAGCGCGCACAGGGGCTCTGCCGATGGTCTTGCGTAAAAATAACATCTTTCATCTGCGGCAGCGCTTCAAAGAAAAAAGGAATTGCCATGGCATCGCACAATTCCTGCAGGGCAGGCCGAGGAGACAGCTCAGAAAAACCCGGATCGATCGTAACCGCTGCCAACTCGAACGGAATCAACGAATGCTGTTGGATCACCCAAAGCGCGTACAACAAGAAGCTGGAGTCTTTCCCACCGGAAAGTCCCACCATCACTCTGTCATTCGGTTGCAGCATCTCAAATTCCATGATGGCCCGCCAAATAGGACTGCTATAATTTTTCGGCAGCTGTCGTTGCAACGGTTGCATTTTTCTCAGCTTCTCCTCTGCTTCATTTCATTTTCATGGCTCACTTAACGACGTTTGCGGACGCGATCAGCAAAAAAAGGGTCCTGCCTGTTCGCTCATTTCATAACACTGCAAGATTTCCTTTGTATAGGCCCCGTCTGTTCCATAAATGATCAGTGTCGGTTCCACAAGCAGCCCCGGCTTCCCCTGCAAAACGCCCTCGACAAAAACGAGATTCGGTTTTTGATCGAGTTTGGATTGAATCAGGCGCAAACGCTTCGGTTCAATACCAACGGCTGCCATACCGCTCAGCAAAGCCACCAAACGTTGGGGCCGATAGATGAGAGCCAGGCGTCCCAGCGGTTTTAATACCGCGGCCGCCGACTGCAGCAGCTCGTCCATGCCGCCGTATAGCTCATGACGCGCAATCGCCTGCGCCCGAGCCGGATTGAGCAAGCCGTCTTTCACCGCTTTAAAGGGAGGATTGCTGATCACCAGATCGAATTTTCGCTTGCCCGTTATGGCGGCAGCTGCACAAAAATCAGCCTGCAGAATGGTGATACGATCCTGCAGTGAATTACAGCGGATCGATCGGTTGGCCATGTCCGCCATCTCGCTTTGAATTTCCAATCCTGTGATCCAAAGATCAGCCATCCGGCTGCTTAATAAGAGAGGAATTACACCGCTGCCTGTTCCGAAATCACAAACGGTTGCTCCCGCTTTCAGACTGACCAGACTCGCCAGCAGCACGGCATCCATACCAAAACAGAACCGTCCCGGATGCTGGATAATGCGAAGTCCGGTCCGATTCAATTGATCCAGGCGCTCTCCCGGCAGCAGGAATGGCAGTGCTTGCTCCGTCATTATTGCCTGCTCCCTTTGTTCCCCTGCGGCTCTTCTTCCGGCTGCTTTTTACATTGATTGCATTGGCTGCAATGGCAGCCGCTGTTCTTTTCGATCAGGACGATTTCATCCAGGGAAAATTCGCTTTCCTGATTGGTTTCCGCCAACTTGACACGGACAACCCCCTTGTTGGTGCGAATATGGGTCACGATCCCTTCTCCCATTGTGGTCCCGACTTTACTGCCCACTTCCGGTACCTCCAAACCACCCATGCCATAACCTTCCGATTCGTATTTTAAACAGCAGAGCAGTCTGCCGCAGATTCCGGAAATTTTAGCCGGATTCAGTGAAATATTCTGCTCTTTGGCCATACGAATGGAAACCGGGACAAAATCGCCTAAAAAAGTCGCACAGCAAATCGAACGGCCGCAGGTTCCCAAGCCGCCCATGGCTTTGGCTTCATCCCGCACACCGATCTGACGCAATTCGATTCTGGTATGGAAAACGGATGCTAAATCGCGCACCAATTCTCTGAAATCCACCCGCCCGTCCGCTGTAAAATAGAAGGTCAGTTTACCGCGGTCAAAGGTATATTCCACATCGACCAGTTTCATTTCCAAGCCGTGCGCTTTCACTTTTTCCTGACAGATCCGCAGCGCTTTTTTTTCTTCTTCGCGCAGATCGCGCCATTGTTGCAGATCGTGTTCGCCGGCTTTGCGGATGATTGGTTTCAAAGGCAGCACCGCCTGATTTTCTTCCACACTGCGGCGTTCCAGGACAATCTCACCCATTTCCACCCCGCGGGCGGTTTCCACTATGACGCTATCCCCTGCGGAAAAAACCATCTCCAAAGGATCAAAATAGTATATTTTACCGGCGCTTTTGAAGCGCACACCTACCACTATGGGCATTTTTTTATTCACTTCTCCAATCTATTAACAGTGATTCTGAAGCAGCCAGGGCGGTTACCCGCGCCTGCAGTTGCTGCAGCAGAAGACTGATTTGCTCAATTCGTAAGCCTAATTGCGCTGACGAAAGCGGTTTCATCCGGCAGAGCTGCTGCTGCAGCTGCGGATTCATTAAACGGGCGGCTGAACCTCCTCCGCTTAAAATCAAGCGGTCCCGCAGCAAATCCTGCCATGACCGCCAGAAGATTTGCCAATTGATCCGCTCCCACTTTTCTTTTTCCCGCTCGGCTGTCCAGGCCAAACGCATGGATACACTCCAATTGGGTTCCTCAAAGAACCACTGCACCGCTCTTTCCCATTCCAGGGCAAGATGATCATCCTCAAGCCAGGCCGCCGCCTTGCCAACGCTGCCCTGCGCCATTTTCACGGCGGTCTCCGGTATCCGCAGACCGGGATGCTTTTGCTGTAGGATTTGTCGGATGATTGCTTCCGAAAGCGGCAGAAAACGAATCATCTGACAGCGTGACCGAACGGTTGGCAGGATGCTTTCCGGTTGATGCGAAATTAGAATCAACAAATTATCAGCCGCCGGCTCCTCCAACAGCTTAAGCAGCGCATTGGCGGCCGGCGCTTCCAATTTATCAATGGGATCAATTACAACCACTCTGCGGCGACCCTCATATGGTCTGTGGGCCATCAATGGCTGCAGCTGACGAATTTGTTCAATACTGATGCCGCTCTTGCCTTCCAACGGCTGCAGTGTAAACCAGTCGGGATGACTGCCCTTCTGCAGCTTACGGCAGGAAACACAGGTTCCGCAGCCCAAACCCTCCTGAGTCAGGCAATTGACCGCCAGAGCCAAACACAGCGCCGTTGTTCGCTTGCCGACTCCTTCCGGACCATAAAAAAGATAACTCTGAGCCAATCTTTGCTGTTTCATCGCATGGTTTAAGAGCGTTACCGCATAATCCTGACCGAAAACAGCATCACTCCACATATTTTTCACCACCTCAATAAAAAACACCACCTGTCGCCGCCGCGTTTGAACAGATGTTTTCTTTAACACCTGCGAAACGCCCGCCAACAGATGGCGCTGCACATACCAAACAGTGAGAGATGAGCGACACCTATTGCTTGAAACTGTACATCTCTCGCAATAAATTCTGTATTTCATCAATCAATTCCGCCATCTGACCGTGATCCGGTGCGGATTTTTTTATCTGTGTTTGCAAACGCGTGAGAAGTCTGTCAATATTCCTCTGTAGTACGGGAGCCAGGGGATCAACATAGCGCGGCGGTGCTTCTTCGTCATCCGCTTCTTTTGGTTCCGCAATAGCGGCCCAAAGGGAAAAATCCCGCACTGACCGTTGAAAAGTGCGCCAATCAAGCAAGTCGTATTGTAAAAGCAACTGTTCGCCGCAGACTTCAATTTGCTGCAGCCAAACAGCCGGGTCAATGGGCGGCGGACTTATTTTTATCTGTTGAACGCTTCGTTTCATGCACGCTCAAAACGTTCGACATCGATCACAAAGATGATCGCACCGCCAACCACGACTTCCACCGGGAAAGTAGAAAAAGATTCGATCGTGGACGCCATCGGTGTAATCGGATTGACAATTTGAGTGCGCGCTTCACATTCGTTACGGATAATTTGGCAGACTTCTTCCACTTGTTTATCTTCCACACCGATTAACAGCGTTGTATTTCCGGCTCTTAAGAATCCACCGGTACTGGAGAGGCGAGTGGATCGAAAACCTCCGGCAACCAAAGCATCGGCTGCCTTGCGGGCATCCTGATCCTGAATCACAGCAATCACCATTTTCATAGAAATCCCTCCATTTTCTCCACTCTCACAGGAGTTCTGGCTATTATTATACATGCGGGACTGCCAAACGTCAAGAGACTAAATATAGATTATCACCCTGCGGTCGGGCTCTTCACCGATCGAACGCGAACGCAAGCGATATTGCTCCGCCAATTCATGCTGTAAACGGCGATAATAGGCATCCTGAGGCTGTAATTCCACCGATTTTTGACTTTCCATGACTTTTTCAATCGCCATTTCCGCTTCTTCCAGAGGATCCTGCCAGCCCTCTGGATGGGGAAACTCCCCGTGCTGCGGTTTGCTGCGCACCAATTCGCGCAAAGCAATTTCGATTTGAGCCGTTGTATTCGCCCGGACTGTAATCACCGGGATACCGTTCTGCTGCGCCTGCAAAATCTTCTCCGGCAGACGCCGCAACTGTGACTTCAACGTCAGAAAAACATCGCTGCCCTCCAAATCACGATTGATCTGAATCGGTAAACGGTAATTTCGGATTGCTTTTTCCACCAAATTTCGATTGACGGCGTAAGGGTAAAGGCGGATGACATTGACGAAACGCGCTACCTTCTCCAGATTGCTGCCGTGATCCAAGACAGCCAGATCCTCTTTTTTTTCCGGCAGATCGCTCAGCTGCTCTGTTTGCCACTGACCATCCCCTTGTCTGACTCTGATCTCCGGGCTTGGCTGATGACCGCGCAGCAGCAAATCCACCGTAGCAGCCACATCAAAATGAATCAAAAGCCGGTCCCGGCTCTGCAGCTCGATCAGCAGCTCAAAAGTCGGCGCTTCTTTCCGCTCCAGGACGGATTTTTGCGTGCCGCGCCGGCGGGCTTCCTCATCACTCAGCGTTACCGTCTGAATGCCGCCGATCAAATCGGAAAGCGTTGGGTTTTGGATCAAATTCTGCAGGGTGATACCATGCGCGGTGGCCAGTAACTGCACGCCGCGTTCTGCTATCGTTCTGGCGGCGGCAGCTTCCTGCTCGGTACTGATTTCGTCAATCACGACGACTTCCGGCATATGGTTCTCCACCGCTTCAATCATCACGGCGTGTTGGCGCGACACCTGCGGTACCTGCATCCGCCTGGCATGCCCGATCCCCGGATGCGGAATATCACCGTCACCGGCAATTTCATTGGAAGTATCGACTACGATCACCCGTTTCTCCATTTCATCCGCCAATACTCTGGCCGTTTCCCGCAGCATCGTCGTTTTCCCCACACCGGGACGCCCCAGCAATAAAATACTCTTGCCCAGCGCTACCACATCGCGGATCGAATTGATCGTGCCGTACATGGCGCGGCCCACCCGCAAGGTCAGGCCAACGATGATCCCCTGTCGGTTGCGGATGGCGGAAATACGATGCAATGTACGTTCGATGCCGGCCCGATTGTCGTCACCAAAGCTGCCAACCCGCCCGACGACATAATCCAGATCATCCCGGGAAACCAAATCCTCACCGAGATAAGAGAAGCGTTCCGGAAATCTGGCTTCCGGCGGTCTGCCTAAATCCATCACAATTTCAATCAAATCGTCCAGAACCTGCTGCAGCAAAAGCTGTCGAATCCTCTCCGGCAGGACAGCAAGCAGCAGCAGCAGTTCTTCTCCGATCTTCTGTTTTTCATCCATCTTGATACACCTTGCTTTTTGTGCTTCGATTATTCCTGATAAACGGAAACGCCGGCGGTATCCACTGCCACGATTACCGGCATCTCCTCTACAAAAAGACGCCGAATCGCTTCCGTCGCCAGATCCTCATAAGCCACC comes from the Negativicutes bacterium genome and includes:
- a CDS encoding ABC-F family ATP-binding cassette domain-containing protein; this encodes MSLIAVNNLAKYYGSTKIFERATFDVNAGDRIGLVGRNGTGKTTLLRIITGELEADGDDSTLITKAAGCSLGWLRQQDELGGDIRLWASMRSVFAQLDELEQRMRNLEQEMAQPQVYRNQEKLAEINDRYTRALNEFETNGGYTCDSQIRAILFGLGFLESDFSLPLDSLSGGQRMRAALARVLLQNPDLLLLDEPTNHLDIAAVEWLEEYLRTYKGAVMAVSHDRYFLDRVVSRIFEIESQTLSIYRGNYSAFVHQKKENLRRQGDIYRQTEEERKKLRRFIDKFQYGTKATMAKSKAKMLARLDPIEAPKAAAAGMKLQFKPRFKSANRVIILENLEKTYDRRLFGPLNLTVYRGERIALVGPNGTGKSTLLSILTGFVEPSAGEVRWGVGAEWSYYRQSLDDLEETNTVLEEILAAGERMTNEEARTILGRFLIIGEEVTKQVSTLSGGERSRVMLAKLFVQGANCLLLDEPTNHLDIAAKEALEEALQTFPGTLIFVSHDRYFIDQVAEKIWEMQDGHFRVVEGGWTGYTELLTKEKAALNQVQTVTVQQEKQEDKQNREEQRLRKQLERQIMEAEQTLEALEKEKTGLEWTMAEPDFVKRKERQDLLRRYAALSPLIEAAYTEWEKRCNALQTCLKEK
- a CDS encoding stage 0 sporulation family protein; the protein is MPIVVGVRFKSAGKIYYFDPLEMVFSAGDSVIVETARGVEMGEIVLERRSVEENQAVLPLKPIIRKAGEHDLQQWRDLREEEKKALRICQEKVKAHGLEMKLVDVEYTFDRGKLTFYFTADGRVDFRELVRDLASVFHTRIELRQIGVRDEAKAMGGLGTCGRSICCATFLGDFVPVSIRMAKEQNISLNPAKISGICGRLLCCLKYESEGYGMGGLEVPEVGSKVGTTMGEGIVTHIRTNKGVVRVKLAETNQESEFSLDEIVLIEKNSGCHCSQCNQCKKQPEEEPQGNKGSRQ
- a CDS encoding tRNA 2-thiocytidine biosynthesis TtcA family protein — encoded protein: MQPLQRQLPKNYSSPIWRAIMEFEMLQPNDRVMVGLSGGKDSSFLLYALWVIQQHSLIPFELAAVTIDPGFSELSPRPALQELCDAMAIPFFFEALPQMKDVIFTQDHRQSPCARCAFFRRGAINRIAAANGYHKLALGHHHDDAVETFLMSILYSGQITTFTPVTAQERAGLTIIRPLIYLREKEIRAARRFFPFEPISSCCPRDGSSTRAAVKILIRQLSKENSSVYENLGAAMRSAPERAVLWPRPIHRLQMKERYLQATAWHRLQAEEANNQKNALKAKQAEQTPEKQISVVDQPIKNDDE
- a CDS encoding AAA family ATPase, yielding MDEKQKIGEELLLLLAVLPERIRQLLLQQVLDDLIEIVMDLGRPPEARFPERFSYLGEDLVSRDDLDYVVGRVGSFGDDNRAGIERTLHRISAIRNRQGIIVGLTLRVGRAMYGTINSIRDVVALGKSILLLGRPGVGKTTMLRETARVLADEMEKRVIVVDTSNEIAGDGDIPHPGIGHARRMQVPQVSRQHAVMIEAVENHMPEVVVIDEISTEQEAAAARTIAERGVQLLATAHGITLQNLIQNPTLSDLIGGIQTVTLSDEEARRRGTQKSVLERKEAPTFELLIELQSRDRLLIHFDVAATVDLLLRGHQPSPEIRVRQGDGQWQTEQLSDLPEKKEDLAVLDHGSNLEKVARFVNVIRLYPYAVNRNLVEKAIRNYRLPIQINRDLEGSDVFLTLKSQLRRLPEKILQAQQNGIPVITVRANTTAQIEIALRELVRSKPQHGEFPHPEGWQDPLEEAEMAIEKVMESQKSVELQPQDAYYRRLQHELAEQYRLRSRSIGEEPDRRVIIYI
- a CDS encoding AbrB/MazE/SpoVT family DNA-binding domain-containing protein, coding for MKATGIVRRIDELGRIVIPMELRRTLHISERDALEIFTEEDTIILKKFSASCALCGQEGELLRFKDKHICSNCLKELTELH
- the holB gene encoding DNA polymerase III subunit delta', which encodes MWSDAVFGQDYAVTLLNHAMKQQRLAQSYLFYGPEGVGKRTTALCLALAVNCLTQEGLGCGTCVSCRKLQKGSHPDWFTLQPLEGKSGISIEQIRQLQPLMAHRPYEGRRRVVVIDPIDKLEAPAANALLKLLEEPAADNLLILISHQPESILPTVRSRCQMIRFLPLSEAIIRQILQQKHPGLRIPETAVKMAQGSVGKAAAWLEDDHLALEWERAVQWFFEEPNWSVSMRLAWTAEREKEKWERINWQIFWRSWQDLLRDRLILSGGGSAARLMNPQLQQQLCRMKPLSSAQLGLRIEQISLLLQQLQARVTALAASESLLIDWRSE
- a CDS encoding tRNA1(Val) (adenine(37)-N6)-methyltransferase, producing the protein MTEQALPFLLPGERLDQLNRTGLRIIQHPGRFCFGMDAVLLASLVSLKAGATVCDFGTGSGVIPLLLSSRMADLWITGLEIQSEMADMANRSIRCNSLQDRITILQADFCAAAAITGKRKFDLVISNPPFKAVKDGLLNPARAQAIARHELYGGMDELLQSAAAVLKPLGRLALIYRPQRLVALLSGMAAVGIEPKRLRLIQSKLDQKPNLVFVEGVLQGKPGLLVEPTLIIYGTDGAYTKEILQCYEMSEQAGPFFC
- a CDS encoding cyclic-di-AMP receptor; protein product: MKMVIAVIQDQDARKAADALVAGGFRSTRLSSTGGFLRAGNTTLLIGVEDKQVEEVCQIIRNECEARTQIVNPITPMASTIESFSTFPVEVVVGGAIIFVIDVERFERA